A genomic stretch from Nocardia wallacei includes:
- a CDS encoding winged helix-turn-helix transcriptional regulator: protein MAGKRWYHDGCAAAHAFDLIGDRWALPVVRELMLGPKRFTDLRVGLPGASADILSQRLRELKETGIVRQHRLPPPAAARVYELTEWGAELSTAVTELARWAAKSPLLQRDIHSSVDSLMLSLHATFDAEAAAGFSAAVALRFGDNRFRVRVADGRLQVGRGDVDDPDVVIETDSHVFDDVLYGDRTLDDAVRSDALTMTGSTAVAQRFLGLFTYPAPLELAGGND from the coding sequence ATGGCGGGCAAGCGGTGGTACCACGACGGCTGCGCGGCAGCGCACGCATTCGATCTCATCGGCGACCGATGGGCCCTGCCGGTAGTGCGTGAGCTGATGCTGGGGCCGAAGCGCTTCACGGATCTGCGTGTCGGGTTGCCGGGTGCGAGCGCGGATATCCTCTCGCAACGATTGCGCGAGCTGAAGGAAACCGGAATCGTCCGGCAACATCGCCTGCCGCCTCCGGCCGCCGCGCGAGTCTACGAGCTCACCGAATGGGGTGCGGAGTTGTCGACCGCGGTGACCGAACTCGCGCGTTGGGCGGCGAAATCGCCCTTGCTGCAGCGCGACATTCACAGCAGTGTGGACTCCCTGATGTTGTCGCTGCACGCCACCTTCGACGCGGAGGCGGCGGCGGGATTCTCTGCCGCCGTCGCACTGCGCTTCGGCGACAACCGATTTCGGGTCCGGGTGGCCGACGGCCGACTACAGGTCGGCCGTGGCGATGTCGACGACCCGGATGTCGTGATCGAAACCGATTCGCATGTCTTCGACGATGTGCTCTACGGCGATCGGACACTGGACGATGCGGTGCGGTCCGATGCTCTCACGATGACCGGGTCGACCGCCGTGGCGCAGCGTTTCCTCGGGCTCTTCACCTATCCGGCGCCGCTCGAACTCGCCGGCGGCAACGACTGA
- a CDS encoding YkgB family protein, giving the protein MQITILSRPTRTAAAQALTAGAVRYSLVLVLAWLGAMKFFAYEAEGIQSLVANSPLMSWLYRFLSVQGLSNLLGVIEIGLAALIGLWWLTPRISALASAGAAVMFLTTLSFLITTPDVWQPGYGFPFLGAGAAFLIKDAVLLAAAARTAVESFARGASSR; this is encoded by the coding sequence ATGCAGATTACGATCCTCTCGCGCCCGACGAGAACGGCTGCGGCACAAGCACTTACCGCCGGAGCGGTCCGATACAGCCTGGTGCTGGTGCTCGCCTGGCTGGGTGCGATGAAGTTCTTCGCCTACGAGGCCGAAGGCATCCAGAGCCTGGTCGCGAATTCGCCGCTGATGTCGTGGCTCTACCGATTCCTGAGTGTGCAGGGACTGTCGAATCTGTTGGGCGTCATCGAGATCGGGCTGGCCGCCCTGATCGGGCTCTGGTGGCTGACGCCTCGGATCTCGGCTCTCGCCAGCGCCGGCGCCGCGGTGATGTTCCTGACGACGCTCAGCTTCCTGATCACCACCCCGGATGTCTGGCAGCCCGGTTACGGATTCCCCTTCCTGGGCGCGGGCGCGGCATTCTTGATCAAGGACGCGGTACTGCTCGCCGCGGCCGCCCGCACCGCCGTGGAGTCGTTCGCCCGGGGTGCGAGTTCACGGTGA
- a CDS encoding CsbD family protein, protein MGATDKAKNKLDDLTGQAKEKLGKATGDADTENEGKADQAKSNIKDAGEKIKDAFDK, encoded by the coding sequence ATGGGCGCCACGGACAAGGCCAAGAACAAGCTCGACGACCTCACCGGACAGGCCAAGGAAAAGCTCGGCAAAGCGACCGGCGATGCCGACACGGAGAACGAAGGCAAGGCCGACCAGGCGAAGTCCAACATCAAGGACGCGGGCGAGAAGATCAAGGACGCCTTCGACAAGTAG
- a CDS encoding CGNR zinc finger domain-containing protein, protein MIAEDAAGRLVAFINTRHCPDEDDALADARGRVWLAGITGSEPDEREAISALRDLRTLREGIRQLAAVNNGQRPDGRIVAAAQEILATVPLHLQLGDERRTPGLQAAGTDLAGHCVAAIAQDYLALRASGNWLRLKACAGDDCRWAYLDTSRNRSRRWCDMTLCGNRAKNRSWRARAHTDSAVS, encoded by the coding sequence GTGATTGCGGAGGATGCGGCAGGCAGGCTGGTGGCATTCATCAACACCCGACACTGCCCCGACGAGGACGACGCCCTCGCCGATGCGCGCGGCCGCGTGTGGCTGGCCGGGATAACCGGATCCGAACCCGATGAGCGCGAGGCGATTTCGGCACTGCGCGACCTCCGGACGCTACGCGAAGGCATACGCCAGCTCGCCGCCGTCAATAACGGTCAGCGGCCCGACGGTCGAATCGTGGCCGCGGCGCAGGAGATACTGGCCACCGTGCCGCTGCATCTCCAGCTGGGCGACGAGCGGCGGACGCCGGGACTGCAGGCCGCGGGCACCGATCTCGCCGGTCACTGCGTCGCCGCCATCGCACAGGACTATCTCGCGCTCCGCGCCTCGGGAAACTGGTTGCGGCTCAAGGCCTGCGCCGGCGACGATTGCCGCTGGGCCTACCTCGACACCTCACGCAACCGCTCCCGCCGCTGGTGCGATATGACGCTGTGCGGCAATCGCGCGAAGAATCGGAGCTGGCGCGCACGCGCCCACACCGACTCAGCGGTCTCCTGA